A region of the Gemmatimonadales bacterium genome:
ACCCACGCCTGATGGTAGTCATCGCCGCCCGGCGAACCACGCAATGCGACCCAGGTCTTACCGCCGTCCTTGGTGCGGCTCACCGCGACGTTGGGGACGTACACGACGTCGGCGTTGTGCGGATCGACGGCGATGTGCTCGAAATACCACCCGCGACCCCACAGCGCATTGTCCCCCGACACCTTCGTCCAAGTGGCGCCGGCGTCGTCGGAACGGAAGAAGCCACCTTGACCGGGCGCTGCACCGCCGCGGCCGCCACCCGCCGCTGGTGCTGGCGCGCCAGGTTCAGGAACGAGGCAATCGACCACCGCATACACGCGCCGCGGGTTGCTCGGCGCCACGGCAATTCCCGTCTTGCCGATCCCTTCCTTCGGCAAGCCGACGGTGAGTTGCTTCCACGTGGTGCCGCCGTCCGTTGACTTGAAGATGCCGCCCCCGGGTCCGTTGGTCGGAGCATAGGTGTACCACGGCGGGCGACGGGTGTTCCAGAGACCGGCATAGACGATCTTCGGATTGCTCGGGTCGATCACAACTTCCGCGGCACCGATGTTCTCGTCCTTGTAGAGCACTTTCTGCCACGTCTTCCCGCCATCGATGGTACGGAAGACGCCGCGCTCGGGACTCGCCGCATAGAGATGACCGATCACCGCGACAAAGGCGATGTTCGGGTTGCGTGGATCGACAGCGATCTTGCCGATGTGCTGCGTGTTCTCAAGGCCCAGGTGCTGCCACGTCTTGCCAGCATCGGTGGACTTGTAGACACCGTTGCCGAATCCGGTCGAATCGCGCAGCGTTGATTCACCGGTGCCCACATACACCGTGTCGGGCGACGACGCCGCGACTGCAATCGCACCGATCGACGCCACCGGCTGTGAGTCGAACACTGGCGTCCAGACACGTCCGGCATCGACCGTCTTCCACACACCGCCGTTGACCGCGCCAAAGTAGAACTCATTCGGCCGCCCCGGAACGCCGGTCACGGCATCGGTTCGGCCGCCGCGGAACGGACCGATGAGGCGCCATCGCAATCCCGAGAATGCCGATTCGTCCTGCGGCACGCCCATCCCATACTCGAACGGCGATGCGACCCGATCGCCGCGGAGCGCGCGGCCGAACGTCGGCCGCATCGCGGTGTACGCCACGCCGAGGCCCGCGGCCGCGAGAAAGTCGCGCCGGGTGGTCTCGGTTGGGGGCTCGGTTGTGGTGGAATCGGAAACGGGAGAGTCGGAGGAAAGCGGAAGGTGCTGATCGGACCCACGAGGTGACGCCACGAGCAACTCCGGTGAGAGGCGAGGTTGGGAGCCACAATGATTTGCGAGGCCTCTCAATTAGCTGGCGCGACGGGTGGTGTCAAGTTATGGCGCGGTACATTGTTGCAAGGCGGATCGATTCGGATCGGCCAGGCGCCGGACGGGGCACCGCTCTGGCGTTTCGGGCTGCGTCCAGCCATTTTTCAGGGCTTCCTCCGACTACCATTTTCTCGAGTGACCGGCATGGCGACCACCCGTAAGGCAACAGCTACCACCGCGATCCCGGCGACAGGCGATCCCGACGCGCAGCCGTTCTTTACGCCGCAGCGGATCCGGATCTTCGGGATCGCTGGAGCAGCAGTGCTGGTCATCGGGCTCGTCGCGTGGTTCATGGTTGCCGCCGGGCAGCGGAAGCAGGCCTTCGCCGCCGAGGCACTCGAGCAGGCCCGCGATGCCGCCGCACAGCAGAACTGGGGCGTCGCCGTCCAGGGATTCACCCGGGTCGCCTCGTCGTACAGCGGAACTCCGGCGGCGTACGAAGCCAATCTCGGGCTGGCGCAGGCGAAGCTCGTCGCCGGCCAGAACGAGCTGGCCATTTCCACCCTCGAGGCGTTCCTGAAGACCAATCCGCCTCCGACCTACGCATCACCCGCCAACAACCTGCTCGGCACCGCCTACGAGAACATGGGGAAATTCGCCGAAGCTGAGGCTGCCTATCGCAAGGGATCGGACCTCGCCACCGTGGATTACCTCAAGGCGAGCTCGCTCCTGGACGCAGGCCGGGCCGCCAGGCTCGCGAACAAGGCCGACGAGGCGAAGTCGATCTACACGGAGATCGTGACCAAGTACGCCAAGACCGCTGCGTACAGCGAAGCCCAGGTCCGGCTCGCTGAACTGACCGCACACTCCTGATTCGCTGATTTTCCCGCTGGGCGAGGAACGCCTTCCTCTAGCAAGCGACCTGGTTTCTGCATGCCAGCAATCGACACCCAACGATTGCCGGGGCCTTCCTCCGGAACGACCAGCAGTGATGGACCGGACGAGCTGATTCAGCTGAACGCTTGCCAAGAGCTAGCCAGCCAGCTCGGCAATTCAGACCTAACCAACTGGAAGTAAACGGGTTACGTAGGTCACTGATTCAGCGATCTGGCTGTGTAAACTACGACGTATAATGTATATTATGTTAAGTTGTACGGTGGATAAGTGTGGGAAACCGATCGTTATCCACCTTCCCCCATTGTCTATTGGTTTGGAAGCTCGCAGCAGGTTTGCTGGGAGTTCAGGAGAGCCAGACACCCCGCGCCACAACTCGCCCCTCGCCGCAGAGCCAGATGGCGGACCCGCGCCCGTGGTCCACGGTAGCGCTGACCGAAAGGATCCGACCGCTTGCGGAGAGGAACTGGAGCGGCAACGAGTCCAGCCCGACATCCGCGAGCGCGAGCGCCCCAGCCACCGTTCCAGTCCCGCAGGAGAGTGTCTCCGCCTCAATGCCGCGTTCATAGGTCCGAACGGTCCACGCCGGCGAGTCGCCCGCACCTCTAGTTCTACTGGAAGGTGAGGTCTGTGAGAGGAAGTTCACGTTGGCGCCACCAGCACCGAGCGCCGGATCGAATCTGAGGGTGCGTCCCCGCGCCATCACGTCGACTTTGGCGACATCGTCCACCAGGACGATCGCGTGTGGGACCCCGACGACGCCGAGGCGGATCCAGCGCTCGCCGGGCTGAAGCGTCGTGTCGACCGGCCGAGGGACCGGGGCGTCCGGAAGGTGGAGCTCTGCCATCTGTCCGGGACCGACGCAGCGGGTCGCGAAAGTCGCCGCCTCGGTCACCAGGGTCATCCCTGCCGCGTCGGCCATCTCGAGTCGAGCTGCCAGACGGGTCGAGCAGAGCGCGGCGTTGCCGCACATCGGGGCCGGTGATCCGTCACTGTTGAAGTAGGTCATCCGAACAGTGTCGGGACCCTCGGGTGTGACGAAGACGAGTCCGTCGCCGCCGACGCCGTTCCGGCGATCACAGATTTCGGCGATCCGACCGGTCGTCCAGTCCTCCGGCGCGGAGGTCCGGC
Encoded here:
- a CDS encoding tetratricopeptide repeat protein, translating into MATTRKATATTAIPATGDPDAQPFFTPQRIRIFGIAGAAVLVIGLVAWFMVAAGQRKQAFAAEALEQARDAAAQQNWGVAVQGFTRVASSYSGTPAAYEANLGLAQAKLVAGQNELAISTLEAFLKTNPPPTYASPANNLLGTAYENMGKFAEAEAAYRKGSDLATVDYLKASSLLDAGRAARLANKADEAKSIYTEIVTKYAKTAAYSEAQVRLAELTAHS
- the dapF gene encoding diaminopimelate epimerase produces the protein MTIVFHKMTGSGNDFVMIDGRTSAPEDWTTGRIAEICDRRNGVGGDGLVFVTPEGPDTVRMTYFNSDGSPAPMCGNAALCSTRLAARLEMADAAGMTLVTEAATFATRCVGPGQMAELHLPDAPVPRPVDTTLQPGERWIRLGVVGVPHAIVLVDDVAKVDVMARGRTLRFDPALGAGGANVNFLSQTSPSSRTRGAGDSPAWTVRTYERGIEAETLSCGTGTVAGALALADVGLDSLPLQFLSASGRILSVSATVDHGRGSAIWLCGEGRVVARGVWLS